The following proteins are co-located in the Shouchella hunanensis genome:
- a CDS encoding class I SAM-dependent methyltransferase, which produces MKLQGILPFARTLLQEVIQAGDTVIDATAGNGYDTLYLATLVGETGMVISCDIQADAVQATAERLDQANVADRVELHQMGHEQLCHLSTFKSAAIKAAVFNLGYLPKGDKRITTTGDTTIEAIKQIYCQLTNEGRIILVIYHGHPEGKVEKDAVLDYTRSLPQEEAHVAMYQFINQRNNPPFVVVIEKRK; this is translated from the coding sequence ATGAAATTACAAGGGATCTTACCGTTTGCACGTACACTTTTACAGGAAGTGATACAAGCTGGAGATACGGTCATTGATGCGACTGCAGGTAACGGCTACGACACGCTTTACCTCGCTACACTTGTAGGGGAAACAGGCATGGTCATTAGTTGCGATATACAAGCGGACGCTGTTCAGGCCACTGCTGAACGATTAGACCAAGCGAACGTGGCTGATAGAGTTGAACTTCATCAGATGGGGCATGAACAACTTTGTCACTTGTCTACATTTAAGTCCGCTGCCATAAAAGCAGCTGTCTTTAATCTAGGCTACTTGCCTAAGGGAGACAAACGTATTACCACTACAGGAGATACAACCATTGAAGCGATTAAGCAAATCTATTGCCAGCTCACGAACGAAGGACGTATAATTCTCGTTATTTACCACGGTCATCCTGAAGGCAAAGTAGAAAAGGATGCGGTACTAGACTATACACGTTCATTGCCGCAAGAAGAGGCGCACGTTGCTATGTATCAATTCATAAACCAACGCAACAATCCACCTTTTGTGGTTGTTATAGAAAAACGTAAATGA
- a CDS encoding beta-class carbonic anhydrase, protein MSKLDTILAFNQSFVENKQYEQFSVGKFPQKKMVILTCMDTRLTELLHSAMDLRNGDAKIVKNAGAVISHPFGSIMRSILVAIYELGAEEVYVVGHYGCGMTGLSSEGVLQKAKDRGIQMDHIDSLRYAGVDVDAFLTGFDDVTDSVKHSIDLIVNHPLLPKDVSVHGLVISPETGKLDVVQRDLRPS, encoded by the coding sequence ATGAGTAAACTAGATACGATTCTTGCATTTAATCAATCTTTTGTAGAAAACAAGCAGTATGAACAATTTTCTGTTGGTAAATTTCCACAAAAGAAAATGGTTATTCTTACGTGCATGGATACAAGGCTTACAGAACTCCTTCATTCTGCAATGGATTTACGAAACGGCGATGCAAAAATTGTAAAAAATGCCGGAGCCGTTATTTCTCATCCTTTTGGTAGTATTATGAGGAGTATCCTCGTTGCCATTTATGAGCTAGGTGCAGAAGAGGTTTATGTAGTCGGGCATTATGGTTGTGGTATGACGGGGCTTTCTTCAGAAGGTGTACTGCAAAAAGCGAAAGATCGTGGCATTCAAATGGATCATATTGATTCCTTGCGCTATGCAGGTGTAGACGTTGACGCATTTTTAACAGGCTTTGATGACGTTACGGATAGCGTAAAACATAGTATTGATTTAATTGTGAACCACCCTTTGTTACCTAAAGATGTAAGCGTTCATGGACTTGTCATCAGTCCAGAAACCGGAAAATTAGACGTTGTGCAACGGGATCTTCGTCCAAGCTAA